In Dermacentor silvarum isolate Dsil-2018 unplaced genomic scaffold, BIME_Dsil_1.4 Seq807, whole genome shotgun sequence, the sequence AAGTGTGCAGTTTGACCCAAAATATATTGCTGCCCAGGGGCACTGTTCTATTAAATTTAAGTTTAGGAGGTATAACACACTTTTGGAGGTGCTTAGTGGTCATTAGTGTTATTAAATTAGTTGAAATTTTTGCTGAGCATGGAAATGGAGGGGCTCGACTTTTGTTAATCACGACgatataaagccaacaggcaatgaagcgaaggaaaacatagaggtaattagctgtgattgaaatgtagaaaataatgagagaaagggaaaataagtggacgaaaagataacttgtcgccggtgggagacgaacccacaacctccgcattacgcgtgcgttgcactactaaTTGTGCTGCGGCAACAGCCATCAATCTGTTCACTATCTTGGGTATTTAAGTGTACTAGATCTAGACTTGGGAGTGTTTACTTGTGACGCTTTAAATGATTGTTGAGTGTCTTAGGAGACGCTTTTAAGTTTGGCAAAGGCGCAAACTCAGCATGCTTGCTTGAGTGAAACCGAACTGTAGGCCAGCATGCTGCCTGCAAGCCACGCTAGTGCGCGATGCacttgccggctatgtatgccaggctaaccccgcctgcttcaacatcatcaccaccaccaccaccatctgcATGGTCTCGCGGTATTGGCGTGAGCTAGCACATGTTCTATTTCCGCGCCAAAGCTCACCGAACGCCACCGGTCCCGTTTACTGCGCTAGACGGTAGACTGCAGACTGTAGAGCGTCCAAGTGTCGCCAGCGTATAGTCCGCGTTACGCCGGGCTTTAACCTCCGTGGGGTATGCCGATGTACCTCCGTGGGGTATGTCGATGTATCTCCGTGGGGTATGTGGTACTCGTGGGGCATACCGATATACCTCCGTGGGGCATACCGATATACCTCCGTGGGGCATACCGATATACCTCCGTGGGGCATACCGATATACCTCCGTGGGGCATACCGATTTACTGCCGGGTGGTATATCCACGCCTTAAGACATTCCGGCACTTAAGCGCTGACAGAGTCGAGCGTGCAGTTGTAGCTAGGACCACTGTACCCTGTCGCAGTTAGCTTTGCTGCTCGCTCTGAAAACTGTCCAAGCGTCGAAATTACGACGGCGGGTAATCGGTGACCGACGCACGTGCAGCCTTATCGCGTTCGGAAGAGCACAACGACCTGTTGTAAGGATCTCCCTGAATGCATACGCCGGTATCGAAACTACGATAATATTTTGTACGGTCGCTCAATCGGCGCCAGCTTGCGAAAATGGCATTGTTGTAACAAGCGCTGAAAACACGCGAACGCGCTTCTATAATAGCATTGTACTCATGTAGTGGATTGTCAGTCGGCTTGACATTCTTCGGTACTTGATAACATTTCTTATCGGGGGACGAGCAAAATATAAAAGCGCGCAAGAGAGtaggaagaaaataaagaaaaatatatcGTGGTCTGTAAGGTCTTGCTGTTCTTGCATACATGATACAAATGAATACGACTTTtgtcacgcttttttttttttgtcctcccgTTTTTTATTTCGTACATATTCTTTGGCATGTGAGCGCTTTTTCGCCTTGCAGGTGGGTTTCTGATATCAATTAAATATATCGGTGAAGATATCGCGGCCATTGCCATTGTCGCCGGTAACGACGCTTCAGCCGCACGTTTCACAATGAAACAGCCTAGGCCCTTAATGCGACTTTAGATGAATTTAAGTGAGAGTGACTTTTTGAATTTACTGCCCCATTTATTGAAAGCTCGGCGCCGTAGGATGCCCTATGCGACGTACACCTAAATATTTGTTCGGAGATACGAATCCGGGTTTCAATAACACGCTACCTGAACACACGAATGTTCCTTTAAAACGTAAACGTCTTGATGGAATGCCTAGTAACTCTATTCGGCCAGCACGACCTATTCCAGTACGGTAGGGCCGAGACCGGGAAACTAATGCCAAAGAAACGTTCAGAGCAATCTAGGAACAACGGGACGAGTGATGGAAAAGATCATGACAGGCGTGACATTACGCGATAGGATATTGCAATATATATACTATCGTTTAATGAAGAAATATTGCATTACGCGTTGGCAGATATTCCGAATGAAATCAACCAGTGGAGTTCAGCAGGTCGTGACTACTTGCAAAGAACATCTAGCCGTTGGTCGGTTCGAGTAAGAGTGctaagaaaggggaaaaaaaggaggtTTAACCCCTTGAAACTACCGAATTAGGTTACGAGGGAagtcgtagtggaggactccgaattttgactacctggggtttcttaacgtgcaccaaatacacggtacagggcgtttttttttttttttttgcattccgtccccattagaatgcgaccgccacggccgaagtcgaaccctcgacctcgtgctcagcagcgcgacgccacaaccactgagctacagcggcgggtcaaggaaagagaaaagcaatCTAGGGAGGCAACGCATTGAACGAGGGTTACTGGATGAGAATATCTGCAATCATAACAAGGATTCCGCTGACACAGTACAGGGGAATCGGATGCATACGGGAAAAGCCTGTGTACTGCATTCGGCTTGATTTGATTATGATTACAGTGATGATTAATGGCCTTTCCCCACTTAGTTACTGGTTACAAACGAGccgccttttttttcccctctttacCTTCGCAGACTCGGCCGACCTGTTCGCGACGCCCGGCGTGCCGTGGCAAGCCATCTGCCGTAGCAAGATGTGCGTCAAGACCTTCTTTTTCGCCACGGCCACTTTCCTGCTGGGCATGGTGTTCCTCGTCACGATGCGGCTCTCCCTGCACGACCAGCGGGTCACCGTCGACGACTACGACCTGCCGCCGTCGCTGGACGGCTGGAAGGTGCAGGCCCTGTGTCAGGGACCCCCGCTGGACGTGCTGTTCTTCGTGCACACCGCGTCGGAACACTCGTCGCACCGGCAGTTCCTGCGCGACACCCTCGGCGACCCCATGGTCAGCGAGCAGCTCAACTCGGCCATGGTCTTCTTCGTGGGCCAGTCCAAGAACCTCACCGTGAGCCGCGCCGTCCAGGAGGAAGCCCGCAGCGTCGGAGACGTGGTCGTGTTCCCTTTCACGGACACGTACCGCAACCTGACCTACAAGTTCGTCTACGGCCTCAAGTGGGCCACCGACAACTGCCGGGAGTCTGTGCGCTTCGTGGTCAAGATCGACGACGACGCCCTGGTGAACGTGTTCCTGCTCGCCGACTACCTCAAGAACGTCACCAGCTCGACCGACACGCGCATCCACTGCCTCGCCTGGAAGCGAACGCCCGTGGTGCGAAATCGCAAGTCCAAGTGGTTCGTCACCCGCCAGGAGTACCCGGCCCGTACTTACCCGACTTACTGCGGCGGCCTGGGCTTCATCCTGCCCGTGCGCACACTGCCCATGCTGTTCAACGCGTCGCGCCAGGCGACGTTCCTCTGGATCGATGACGTCTACTCGACGGGCATCCTGGCCAAGGTGGCCGGCGTGGGTCACGTGCAGCTGCGCCAGTACTACGACCTGTATCCGAACGAGACGGCGCCCAGCATCAGGCCCAAGGCCATGTTCACCCACCTGGGAACGCCCAGCGTTGTCGAGCAGCGGTACAGACTGTGGGACGAGCTGATGCAGACGCACAACGCGACTTCGAGGACAGAAGGTTCGGGAGGGTAGTGTCTGTGGAGATTCCTTCCTCCCAGCTGAATCTTTCGTGTCCGACCTTTGGGTCTGAACCGACCCTAGGGCGATATCTCGAAAGGCGACGATGCACCTGGACTTTCGGAACAGACTGCTCCGGAGGTTACGTCGGGATACGAGGGTTCCAAAGATTCGTCTCAACGCCGTGCCCACGAGGCGGTTCTCAGTGTTTGGTGTGAAAGGTTAAAGTTCTCCGGACGCCAGTTCTCGGAAGGTGCAGCGAAAGCTCGGTGGCGAGTTCTTCGTTCCGAAACAGTGAGATGTCGGCGACTACACTACGCTGAGCCGGGAGACCCCAGCCTCGAAAAGCTGTGCGTGGTGCTCGTTGTCTACTCTGTGCGCGCTATACGCAGTGTGCTAGGTTTCTGTTCCCCGAAAGAAGCCAAGATGAGTTCCTGCCATCGTATCGTGCGCTGTGCTGAGGTGGAGTGCTTACGTGTGTCGCGCACGTTGAAGGGCTGAAGTGCGGCCGCACGTGAAGTGCCGAAGAGCGCGTCGGCAGCCACTGACGATTCATGCGTCTTGCTGTTCACATAGATTGTTCATTTCCTGACGCCCAGAAGGTCAACGCAAGTGACATGTAACCACGGTCACAACCCACGTAAACGCATATCGACTCCGGCAGTCGTGTGTGTCGCGCTCGAAAGATTGCAACACTGCGCGTTGCTATAGTCTCTTCATGGCACAACGTTGTGCTCCTGCAGCCTGCGTCGATGGGCGATTTCTGTAGCGCCGaaaatgtgattttttttttctgggcttGTGCGCTGCCGATACCTGCGAGGGCAGCGCGCAGTATGTTGCATATTATGCGGTTAAAGATGCAGCACTGCGAGACCTTATTTTCACGCAACGCCAAAGGTCTGCAAAAGTCAGCTGCAGCGTACATACCGAATTGACAGTTCGCGATCAAGCCCACCGCACATTACTACGTTTTTACACACAGCATCGGGAAACGTTTCCGAGTCTACACGCAAAGCGTGTTAAGTTAATGTCCTGCGAACGTTGGTTGTTTTTTGCAAATGTAGCGCAGATATATTTATGCCGGTACGTTGTAGTATTTTGTTCATAACCTTTT encodes:
- the LOC119435588 gene encoding beta-1,3-galactosyltransferase 5 is translated as MHYRRYAYNYDSADLFATPGVPWQAICRSKMCVKTFFFATATFLLGMVFLVTMRLSLHDQRVTVDDYDLPPSLDGWKVQALCQGPPLDVLFFVHTASEHSSHRQFLRDTLGDPMVSEQLNSAMVFFVGQSKNLTVSRAVQEEARSVGDVVVFPFTDTYRNLTYKFVYGLKWATDNCRESVRFVVKIDDDALVNVFLLADYLKNVTSSTDTRIHCLAWKRTPVVRNRKSKWFVTRQEYPARTYPTYCGGLGFILPVRTLPMLFNASRQATFLWIDDVYSTGILAKVAGVGHVQLRQYYDLYPNETAPSIRPKAMFTHLGTPSVVEQRYRLWDELMQTHNATSRTEGSGG